In Rissa tridactyla isolate bRisTri1 chromosome 22, bRisTri1.patW.cur.20221130, whole genome shotgun sequence, a single genomic region encodes these proteins:
- the ARMC6 gene encoding armadillo repeat-containing protein 6 isoform X1: protein MLCTAAERGRSSPPAVLCQAGGARQGAAPRAAGDGGRGDSVPHSSKMGSKQIAQETFDDAVQENITEFEMDPEEAVREAVQQFESQGVDLSNIVKAVRQPASENGQKQKHKILLTLDSLGKAVADSDLAEMAEQLVVFTDQCKEQLAFRYLAGQNGAYSVVFSACQLASGDRNLMLKAFYTLSAVLDGQPDLLDSAGQDLLLQTLKEYREDAEMTLAGIRCIRHACLKHEQNRQDFVKGGVLPLLTGTIVQHGDSADVVRTASSALRIMTFDDDIRVPFGHAHDHAKMIVLENDGLRVLIEAAKAFTDNSSVLSELCATLSRLSVRNEFCQEIVDLGGLNFMVALLADCIDHPDVVKQVLSAIRAVAGNDDVKDAIVNAGGTDLIVLAISHHLSNPQICEQGCAALCMLALRKPENCNVIMEGGGALAALQAMKAHPREVAVQKQACMLIRNLVSRSRDFSQPILEMGAENLITEARAAHRDCDDVAKAALRDLGCKVELRELWTGQKGSLAQ from the exons ATGCTGTGTACGGCGGCTGAGCGGGGCCGCTCCTCTCCGCCCGCTGTTCTTTGTCAGGCGGGAGGAGCCCGTCAGGGAGCGGCGCCGCGTGCGGCGGGGGACGGAG GACGAGGAGACAGTGTACCCCATTCGAGTAAAATGGGATCGAAACAGATAGCGCAGGAAACGTTTGATGATGCAGTGCAAGAGAACATCACAGAATTTGAAATGGATCCGGAAGAGGCTGTGAGAGAAGCTGTGCAGCAGTTTGAGTCCCAAG gtGTTGACCTAAGCAATATTGTGAAAGCTGTGCGGCAGCCTGCCTCTGAAAATGGTCAAAAGCAAAAGCATAAAATTTTGCTG ACTTTGGATTCCCTTGGAAAAGCCGTAGCTGACTCTGATCTTGCTGAGATGGCCGAGCAGCTAGTGGTCTTCACTGATCAGTGCAAAGAACAGCTGGCTTTCCGCTACCTGGCTGGGCAGAATGGCGCTTATTCTGTGGTATTCTCTGCCTGTCAGTTGGCTTCAGGAGACAGGAATTTAATGCTGAAAGCCTTTTATACTCTGTCTGCCGTCTTGGATGGGCAGCCAGACCTGCTTGACTCTGCTGGCCAGGATCTACTGCTACAAACTCTGAAAGAGTACAGGGAGGATGCGGAAATGACGCTGGCTGGGATCCGATGCATTCGGCATGCCTGTCTGAAACACGAGCAGAATCGTCAGGACTTTGTGAAAGGTGGGGTTCTGCCACTTCTGACTGGAACTATTGTCCAGCATGGAGACAGCGCCGATGTCGTCCGAACGGCCTCCTCGGCGCTCAGGATCATGACGTTTGATGATGACATCCGCGTGCCCTTTGGTCATGCTCATGATCATGCTAAAATGATTGTGTTGGAAAATGATGGGTTAAGGGTCCTCATTGAAGCTGCAAAAG CATTCACAGATAACTCCAGTGTTCTCAGTGAACTGTGTGCCACCCTTTCTCGCCTCTCTGTCAGGAATGAATTCTGTCAAGAAATTGTGGACCTTGGCGGCTTAAATTTTATGGTGGCTCTCCTGGCTGATTGCATCGACCATCCG GACGTGGTGAAGCAGGTGTTGAGCGCCATCCGAGCAGTTGCGGGTAATGACGATGTGAAAGATGCCATCGTTAATGCTGGGGGAACAGACCTCATTGTGCTCGCTATAAGCCATCACCTTTCCAACCCTCAG ATCTGTGAGCAAGGTTGTGCCGCCTTGTGCATGTTGGCTTTGCGCAAACCTGAGAACTGTAATGTCATCATGGAAGGCGGAGGGGCGTTGGCAGCTCTGCAGGCTATGAAAGCGCACCCACGAGAAGTGGCTGTACAG AAACAGGCTTGCATGCTGATCCGCAACCTGGTCTCCCGGAGCCGGGACTTTTCTCAGCCCATCTTAGAGATGGGAGCTGAGAACCTGATAACAGAAGCTCGCGCAGCACACAGGGACTGCGATGATGTGGCCAAAGCTGCACTGAGGGATCTCGGCTGCAAAGTGGAGCTCCGAGAGCTGTGGACAGGTCAGAAGGGAAGCCTGGCTCAGTGA
- the ARMC6 gene encoding armadillo repeat-containing protein 6 isoform X3, translating to MLCTAAERGRSSPPAVLCQAGGARQGAAPRAAGDGGRGDSVPHSSKMGSKQIAQETFDDAVQENITEFEMDPEEAVREAVQQFESQGVDLSNIVKAVRQPASENGQKQKHKILLTLDSLGKAVADSDLAEMAEQLVVFTDQCKEQLAFRYLAGQNGAYSVVFSACQLASGDRNLMLKAFYTLSAVLDGQPDLLDSAGQDLLLQTLKEYREDAEMTLAGIRCIRHACLKHEQNRQDFVKGGVLPLLTGTIVQHGDSADVVRTASSALRIMTFDDDIRVPFGHAHDHAKMIVLENDGLRVLIEAAKAFTDNSSVLSELCATLSRLSVRNEFCQEIVDLGGLNFMVALLADCIDHPDVVKQVLSAIRAVAGNDDVKDAIVNAGGTDLIVLAISHHLSNPQPVGVSSPLSCRSVSKVVPPCACWLCANLRTVMSSWKAEGRWQLCRL from the exons ATGCTGTGTACGGCGGCTGAGCGGGGCCGCTCCTCTCCGCCCGCTGTTCTTTGTCAGGCGGGAGGAGCCCGTCAGGGAGCGGCGCCGCGTGCGGCGGGGGACGGAG GACGAGGAGACAGTGTACCCCATTCGAGTAAAATGGGATCGAAACAGATAGCGCAGGAAACGTTTGATGATGCAGTGCAAGAGAACATCACAGAATTTGAAATGGATCCGGAAGAGGCTGTGAGAGAAGCTGTGCAGCAGTTTGAGTCCCAAG gtGTTGACCTAAGCAATATTGTGAAAGCTGTGCGGCAGCCTGCCTCTGAAAATGGTCAAAAGCAAAAGCATAAAATTTTGCTG ACTTTGGATTCCCTTGGAAAAGCCGTAGCTGACTCTGATCTTGCTGAGATGGCCGAGCAGCTAGTGGTCTTCACTGATCAGTGCAAAGAACAGCTGGCTTTCCGCTACCTGGCTGGGCAGAATGGCGCTTATTCTGTGGTATTCTCTGCCTGTCAGTTGGCTTCAGGAGACAGGAATTTAATGCTGAAAGCCTTTTATACTCTGTCTGCCGTCTTGGATGGGCAGCCAGACCTGCTTGACTCTGCTGGCCAGGATCTACTGCTACAAACTCTGAAAGAGTACAGGGAGGATGCGGAAATGACGCTGGCTGGGATCCGATGCATTCGGCATGCCTGTCTGAAACACGAGCAGAATCGTCAGGACTTTGTGAAAGGTGGGGTTCTGCCACTTCTGACTGGAACTATTGTCCAGCATGGAGACAGCGCCGATGTCGTCCGAACGGCCTCCTCGGCGCTCAGGATCATGACGTTTGATGATGACATCCGCGTGCCCTTTGGTCATGCTCATGATCATGCTAAAATGATTGTGTTGGAAAATGATGGGTTAAGGGTCCTCATTGAAGCTGCAAAAG CATTCACAGATAACTCCAGTGTTCTCAGTGAACTGTGTGCCACCCTTTCTCGCCTCTCTGTCAGGAATGAATTCTGTCAAGAAATTGTGGACCTTGGCGGCTTAAATTTTATGGTGGCTCTCCTGGCTGATTGCATCGACCATCCG GACGTGGTGAAGCAGGTGTTGAGCGCCATCCGAGCAGTTGCGGGTAATGACGATGTGAAAGATGCCATCGTTAATGCTGGGGGAACAGACCTCATTGTGCTCGCTATAAGCCATCACCTTTCCAACCCTCAG CCAGTGGGTGTCTCTTCCCCTTTGTCCTGCAGATCTGTGAGCAAGGTTGTGCCGCCTTGTGCATGTTGGCTTTGCGCAAACCTGAGAACTGTAATGTCATCATGGAAGGCGGAGGGGCGTTGGCAGCTCTGCAGGCTATGA
- the ARMC6 gene encoding armadillo repeat-containing protein 6 isoform X2, which yields MGSKQIAQETFDDAVQENITEFEMDPEEAVREAVQQFESQGVDLSNIVKAVRQPASENGQKQKHKILLTLDSLGKAVADSDLAEMAEQLVVFTDQCKEQLAFRYLAGQNGAYSVVFSACQLASGDRNLMLKAFYTLSAVLDGQPDLLDSAGQDLLLQTLKEYREDAEMTLAGIRCIRHACLKHEQNRQDFVKGGVLPLLTGTIVQHGDSADVVRTASSALRIMTFDDDIRVPFGHAHDHAKMIVLENDGLRVLIEAAKAFTDNSSVLSELCATLSRLSVRNEFCQEIVDLGGLNFMVALLADCIDHPDVVKQVLSAIRAVAGNDDVKDAIVNAGGTDLIVLAISHHLSNPQICEQGCAALCMLALRKPENCNVIMEGGGALAALQAMKAHPREVAVQKQACMLIRNLVSRSRDFSQPILEMGAENLITEARAAHRDCDDVAKAALRDLGCKVELRELWTGQKGSLAQ from the exons ATGGGATCGAAACAGATAGCGCAGGAAACGTTTGATGATGCAGTGCAAGAGAACATCACAGAATTTGAAATGGATCCGGAAGAGGCTGTGAGAGAAGCTGTGCAGCAGTTTGAGTCCCAAG gtGTTGACCTAAGCAATATTGTGAAAGCTGTGCGGCAGCCTGCCTCTGAAAATGGTCAAAAGCAAAAGCATAAAATTTTGCTG ACTTTGGATTCCCTTGGAAAAGCCGTAGCTGACTCTGATCTTGCTGAGATGGCCGAGCAGCTAGTGGTCTTCACTGATCAGTGCAAAGAACAGCTGGCTTTCCGCTACCTGGCTGGGCAGAATGGCGCTTATTCTGTGGTATTCTCTGCCTGTCAGTTGGCTTCAGGAGACAGGAATTTAATGCTGAAAGCCTTTTATACTCTGTCTGCCGTCTTGGATGGGCAGCCAGACCTGCTTGACTCTGCTGGCCAGGATCTACTGCTACAAACTCTGAAAGAGTACAGGGAGGATGCGGAAATGACGCTGGCTGGGATCCGATGCATTCGGCATGCCTGTCTGAAACACGAGCAGAATCGTCAGGACTTTGTGAAAGGTGGGGTTCTGCCACTTCTGACTGGAACTATTGTCCAGCATGGAGACAGCGCCGATGTCGTCCGAACGGCCTCCTCGGCGCTCAGGATCATGACGTTTGATGATGACATCCGCGTGCCCTTTGGTCATGCTCATGATCATGCTAAAATGATTGTGTTGGAAAATGATGGGTTAAGGGTCCTCATTGAAGCTGCAAAAG CATTCACAGATAACTCCAGTGTTCTCAGTGAACTGTGTGCCACCCTTTCTCGCCTCTCTGTCAGGAATGAATTCTGTCAAGAAATTGTGGACCTTGGCGGCTTAAATTTTATGGTGGCTCTCCTGGCTGATTGCATCGACCATCCG GACGTGGTGAAGCAGGTGTTGAGCGCCATCCGAGCAGTTGCGGGTAATGACGATGTGAAAGATGCCATCGTTAATGCTGGGGGAACAGACCTCATTGTGCTCGCTATAAGCCATCACCTTTCCAACCCTCAG ATCTGTGAGCAAGGTTGTGCCGCCTTGTGCATGTTGGCTTTGCGCAAACCTGAGAACTGTAATGTCATCATGGAAGGCGGAGGGGCGTTGGCAGCTCTGCAGGCTATGAAAGCGCACCCACGAGAAGTGGCTGTACAG AAACAGGCTTGCATGCTGATCCGCAACCTGGTCTCCCGGAGCCGGGACTTTTCTCAGCCCATCTTAGAGATGGGAGCTGAGAACCTGATAACAGAAGCTCGCGCAGCACACAGGGACTGCGATGATGTGGCCAAAGCTGCACTGAGGGATCTCGGCTGCAAAGTGGAGCTCCGAGAGCTGTGGACAGGTCAGAAGGGAAGCCTGGCTCAGTGA